A section of the Myxococcus virescens genome encodes:
- the glmU gene encoding bifunctional UDP-N-acetylglucosamine diphosphorylase/glucosamine-1-phosphate N-acetyltransferase GlmU has product MLRRMSVLAAVVLCAGKGTRMKSEKAKVLHPILGRPLCAYPLKRALELGATSVVPVVGHQAEAVEKAVRGLFPDAPLRFALQREQRGTADAVRSAEEALKGYSGRVLILYGDVPLLRRETLEALLAAHDQAGGKLAMVTTTLEDPTGYGRVIRDGGKVTRIVEHKDCTPEQRAVRECNAGIYSVDADFLWKALAEIKPQNAQGEYYLTDLVEMAAKRGPVGSVEADATETAGVNDRVELAARARVLQQRINEAHMRAGVSLQDPATAYIEEGVTVGPDTEIGPSVTLAAGTVVGKGCTIGQGSVLHASTVADGTLIKPYSVLEEARVGERNVIGPFSRLRPGTELAEDVHLGNFVETKKARIGKGSKANHLTYLGDAVIGSGCNVGAGTITCNYDGVNKHLTELGDGVFIGSDTQLVAPVKVGDGSYVGAGTTVTKNVPPGSLAVSRTPQVTKEGWVATKKARQAKARAG; this is encoded by the coding sequence ATTCTCCGCCGCATGAGCGTTCTGGCGGCGGTGGTGCTGTGCGCGGGCAAGGGCACGCGGATGAAGTCGGAGAAGGCGAAGGTCCTTCACCCCATCCTCGGTCGGCCCCTTTGCGCGTATCCCCTCAAGCGGGCCCTTGAACTGGGCGCCACGTCGGTGGTCCCCGTGGTGGGCCACCAGGCGGAAGCGGTGGAGAAGGCCGTCCGAGGCCTCTTCCCGGATGCCCCCCTGCGCTTCGCGCTCCAGCGCGAGCAACGCGGAACGGCGGACGCGGTGCGCTCCGCGGAGGAGGCCCTGAAGGGGTACTCCGGACGGGTCCTCATTCTTTACGGCGATGTGCCGTTGCTGCGCCGCGAGACGCTGGAGGCGCTGCTGGCCGCCCATGACCAGGCGGGCGGAAAGCTGGCCATGGTGACCACCACCCTGGAGGACCCCACGGGCTACGGCCGGGTCATCCGCGACGGTGGCAAGGTGACGCGCATCGTGGAGCACAAGGACTGCACCCCGGAGCAGCGCGCGGTGCGCGAGTGCAACGCCGGCATCTACTCCGTGGACGCGGACTTCCTCTGGAAGGCGCTGGCGGAAATCAAGCCGCAGAACGCCCAGGGCGAGTACTACCTCACCGACCTGGTGGAGATGGCCGCGAAGCGGGGCCCGGTGGGCTCGGTGGAGGCGGACGCCACGGAGACGGCCGGCGTGAATGACCGGGTGGAGCTGGCCGCCCGCGCGCGCGTGCTGCAACAGCGCATCAACGAGGCGCACATGCGCGCCGGCGTCTCGCTACAGGACCCCGCCACTGCCTACATCGAGGAAGGCGTCACCGTGGGGCCCGACACCGAAATCGGTCCCTCCGTCACGCTGGCCGCCGGCACCGTGGTGGGCAAGGGCTGCACCATTGGCCAGGGCAGCGTGCTGCACGCCTCCACCGTGGCGGACGGCACCCTCATCAAGCCTTACTCCGTGCTGGAAGAGGCCCGGGTGGGGGAGCGCAACGTCATTGGCCCCTTCTCGCGGCTGCGCCCCGGGACGGAGCTGGCCGAGGACGTGCATCTGGGCAACTTCGTGGAGACGAAGAAGGCCCGCATCGGAAAAGGTTCGAAGGCCAACCATCTCACGTACCTGGGAGACGCTGTCATTGGTTCAGGGTGCAACGTGGGAGCGGGCACCATCACCTGTAACTATGACGGGGTGAACAAGCACCTGACTGAGCTGGGGGATGGTGTGTTCATCGGCTCCGACACCCAGCTCGTCGCGCCCGTGAAGGTCGGCGACGGCTCGTATGTCGGCGCGGGCACCACGGTGACGAAAAATGTGCCTCCAGGGAGCCTCGCTGTGTCCCGGACGCCACAGGTGACCAAGGAGGGTTGGGTGGCCACCAAGAAGGCGCGGCAGGCGAAGGCGCGGGCCGGGTAG